From a region of the Trichoderma atroviride chromosome 6, complete sequence genome:
- a CDS encoding uncharacterized protein (EggNog:ENOG41~TransMembrane:2 (i57-80o179-197i)), translating to MAPSKDTDGSETNIPAPAVAMGLGQTSKRASASLKDAHPSGKRGHGKAMQILRGLAFTIYFLTCCVTIVITQVLGCWLYFVNRDFYYDYMSMTKRLFAITTILMTQIWGPTTIRISGDETVAGEILPTEGGGVQFNFPERMVMIANHQIYTDWLYLWWCGYVNRPSAHGHIYIILKESLQYIPIVGWGMKFYGFIFMSRKMAKDQPRLAYRLGKLKQTKTDPNGKTYRVPMWLLLFPEGTNISGNGRRKSASWADKNGWKDPEHMLLPRSTGSFFCLNELRGTVDYVYDCTVAYEGIDRGKYGEDIFTLGSTYFQGRSPKSVNFFWRKFKMSDIPLDNADEFDLWLRNEWYKKDALMEQYLTTGRFPAMAGSKVDFVETKVRAKNPFEILQVFTIVGIAGLCWHNVQRFGGVVAQRFGFGA from the exons ATGGCTCCTAGCAAGGATACCGACGGGTCCGAGACCAACATACCAGCTCCCGCAGTCGCCATGGGACTCGGCCAAACATCCAAAAGGGCCTCTGCCAGCCTCAAAGATGCCCACCCATCAGGCAAACGGGGCCATGGTAAAGCCATGCAGATATTGCGAGGGCTGGCTTTTACCATTTACTTCCTGACTTGCTGTGTCAC CATTGTCATTACGCAGGtccttggctgctggctctACTTTGTCAACCGCGATTTCTACTATGACTACATGTCAATGACCAAGCGACTCTTCGCCATCACGACCATTCTGATGACACAGATCTGGGGTCCGACAACGATCCGGATCAGTGGTGATGAGACGGTGGCGGGAGAAATCCTTCCCACGGAAGGTGGTGGTGTGCAATTCAACTTTCCGGAGCGCATGGTTATGATAGCGAATCATCAG ATTTATACTGATTGGCTATACCTCTGGTGGTGCGGTTACGTGAACCGGCCTTCTGCGCATGGCCACATATACATTATCCTCAAAGAGTCATTACAGTACATTCCCATTGTTGGCTGGGGCATGAAGTTTTACGGTTTCATCTTCATGTCGAGGAAAATGGCAAAGGATCAGCCCCGGCTTGCCTATCGGCTGGGGAAACTGAAGCAAACCAAGACTGATCCCAACGGCAAGACGTATCGCGTGCCCATGTGGCTACTCCTGTTTCCTGAAGGCACCAACATTTCTGGAAACGGCCGACGAAAGTCTGCGAGCTGGGCGGACAAGAATGGATGGAAAGATCCCGAGCACATGCTGCTCCCTCGCAGCACCGgtagcttcttctgcctaAACGAGCTGAGGGGAACCGTAGACTATGTCTATGACTGCACGGTCGCGTACGAGGGTATTGA CCGAGGCAAATATGGTGAGGACATCTTCACTCTGGGTAGCACCTACTTTCAAGGCCGCTCGCCCAAGTCGGTCAACTTTTTCTGGCGCAAGTTCAAAATGTCAGACATACCTCTCGACAACGCCGATGAATTTGACCTCTGGCTGCGCAACGAATGGTACAAGAAAGACGCGCTGATGGAACAGTACCTGACAACTGGACGCTTCCCCGCCATGGCCGGATCCAAGGTTGATTTTGTCGAGACCAAGGTCCGTGCGAAGAACCCGTTTGAGATCTTGCAGGTATTCACCATTGTGGGCATTGCTGGCCTTTGCTGGCACAACGTTCAGAGATTTGGCGGCGTGGTTGCCCAGcgctttggctttggtgcGTAG
- a CDS encoding uncharacterized protein (EggNog:ENOG41~TransMembrane:12 (i60-78o98-119i126-145o157-176i188-207o219-241i293-314o334-351i358-379o385-405i417-438o450-470i)), translating to MSKETPHLESEKQGLEYSHIDRPIKDSESNKHHVAALEDDDFGFTQAEQRSIIRRIDRRLVITVGAMYCVSLMDRTNMSAANIAGMSVELNLINNRYNIANLVFFTTYVVFQPPSTILIRKIGPRLHLAFITLLWGGVMIGMGFVKDFEQLAALRTVLGVLEAGFFPSCVYLLSTWYTRYEVGKRYSVFYLVGCVASAFSGILAYGLMQLNGRQGISGWRWIFIIEGTLTCALGIAGYWLLVDFPDSTRLTWNFLGQKEREWIVHRIQRDRGDTQVPPFNLKQFLGSGLDWKVWAYAMMFFNTTTLTYALAYTLPLILTKELHFSVGQSQCLVAPPYAFTGLVMFAAAYVGDKLRVRGPVIVFNMVLCLVGLPIMGWAPHAGARYFGIFLVTAGANSNVPAVMAFQANNVRGQWKRAFCSATLVGFGGLGGIAGSLVFRTQDAATGYKPGMYTCITTAFLNIVLVGLTGLDFRRLNKKADEQGVALEAHDEDASPDFRYTY from the exons ATGAGTAAAGAAACTCCTCACCTCGAGTCCGAAAAGCAGGGGCTCGAGTACAGCCACATCGACCGCCCGATAAAGGACTCTGAGAGCAACAAGCATCATGTCGCGGCCCTcgaagacgacgactttggctTCACGCAGGCTGAGcagcgcagcatcatccGCCGCATTGACCGCCGCCTGGTCATAACCGTGGGGGCAATGTACTGCGTTAGTTTGATGGACAGGACGAACATGAGCGCTGCGAACATTGCGGGCATGAGCGTCGAGTTGAATCTCATCAATAACCGCTAC AACATTGCcaacctcgtcttcttcaccaccTATGTCGTCTTCCAGCCGCCCTCGACCATCCTCATCCGCAAAATCGGCCCCCGGCTGCATCTGGCCTTTATAACTCTCCTGTGGGGCGGCGTCATGATTGGCATGGGCTTTGTCAAGGACTTTGAGCAGCTGGCGGCGCTGAGAACCGTGCTTGGTGTTCTCGAGGCTGGCTTCTTCCCGAGCTGCGTGTACCTGCTGAGCACATGGTATACACGAT ACGAGGTTGGCAAACGGTACTCTGTATTCTACCTCGTCGGCTGCGTCGCCTCTGCCTTTTCCGGCATCCTGGCCTACGGT CTCATGCAACTCAACGGCCGGCAAGGCATCTcgggctggcgctggatctTCATCATCGAAGGCACGCTCACCTGCGCCCTCGGCATCGCCGGCTACTGGCTGCTGGTCGACTTCCCCGACTCGACGCGCCTGACGTGGAACTTCCTCGGCCAAAAGGAGCGCGAATGGATCGTGCACCGCATCCAGCGCGACCGCGGCGACACGCAGGTGCCGCCGTTCAACCTGAAGCAGTTCCTGGGCTCCGGCCTGGACTGGAAGGTCTGGGCGTATGCCATGATGTTCTTCAACACCACGACGCTGACGTACGCGCTGGCCTACACGCTGCCCCTGATCCTCACCAAGGAGCTGCACTTCTCCGTGGGCCAGTCGCAGTGCCTCGTCGCGCCGCCCTACGCCTTCACCGGCCTCGTCATGTTCGCAGCGGCCTATGTCGGCGACAAGCTGCGCGTCCGCGGGcccgtcatcgtcttcaacatGGTGCTCTGCCTCGTCGGCCTCCCCATCATGGGCTGGGCGCCCCACGCCGGCGCGCGCTACTTTggcatcttcctcgtcacGGCCGGCGCAAACAGCAACGTGCCGGCCGTCATGGCGTTTCAGGCCAACAACGTGCGCGGGCAGTGGAAGCGCGCCTTTTGCAGCGCCACGCTCGTGGGCTTTGGCGGGCTGGGCGGCATTGCGGGCAGTCTGGTGTTTCGCACGCAGGACGCGGCGACGGGGTACAAGCCGGGCATGTACACGTGCATCACCACTGCCTTTCTGAACATTGTGCTGGTGGGCTTGACGGGGCTGGATTTCAGGAGGTTGAACAAAAAGGCGGATGAGCAGGGCGTTGCGCTGGAGGCTCATGAT GAGGACGCGAGTCCCGATTTCCGATACACTTATTGA
- a CDS encoding uncharacterized protein (EggNog:ENOG41~TransMembrane:1 (o6-34i)): MFPDDFWPILFFGSSSICIGIFACLTFTVFSILYERRAADGVTHTVEDDSSAESYYTFERSFDGSFDDFASASGQRRASITPRKPLKQQGKVLHTATTGRDFRLSHSGS; this comes from the coding sequence ATGTTCCCCGATGACTTCTGGcccattctcttcttcggctccagctccatctgcaTCGGCATCTTCGCCTGTCTCACCTTCACAGTCTTTAGCATTCTATATGAGCGCCGGGCCGCAGATGGGGTGACTCACACAGTCGAAGATGATTCTTCCGCGGAAAGCTACTATACGTTTGAACGGTCTTTCGACGGGTCTTTTGACGACTTTGCCTCGGCAAGTGGACAAAGGAGGGCTTCCATTACGCCCAGGAAACCTTTGAAGCAGCAAGGCAAGGTGCTACATACGGCCACTACTGGGCGCGATTTCCGTTTAAGCCACTCTGGTAGTTAA